The nucleotide sequence TGTATAAGTGTTATGCTAAACGCAGAAGAAAATTCCTTGCAAAAAATAAACGAGTCTCAAAATATGACAGTGAAAACTTAATGTACTCATTAATAATGAATGTTTTAAAAGAAAAAGGCGGAAATCGTTTTGATGTTGCTGTTCACGTTCCATTGCAAATGATAGTTCGTGATACAAGTTTAATGACGCCGGCAGAAGAAAAATATGCAATGAATGCTTTAACACATGTGGATTTTCTTATCTTTGATTCAATTGATAAATCACCACGACTTATGATAGAAGTGGATGGGGTAAAATTCCACGCAGAGGGCTCTCGACAAGCAGAGCGTGATGCCTTGAAAAATTCAATTCTCAAAAAATACGACTTGCCATTGCTAAGGTTCAGAACTGACGGAAGTGATGAGCGTCAGAAATTACTTAAAATGTTTGAGAACTTTAACAAAGCTTGTAGGTAATTTTGATTTTTATTAACAAGGCTCTAAAAGCATTTTAGTAAATTTTTTGCAATAGTTATTGACTATGTTAACTTAGCACTGTTAAAATGAAGTGAAGTAAACAAGCTTCATTTTAACAGTGCTGGCTTGTTTTTTGTTATGAGAATTTTTATTAGATTTATTGTTTATTAAACATTATGAAATAATGACTTGATTTTACAGAAAAAGTATGCTATTTTTATGTAAAAGTTAGGGTTTTAAATATGAAAAAAACAGCGAAAAATCAGATAGTTTCCCGAATATATGGTCGAGGTAGGGGTTGGGCATTCACCCCGAATGATTTTATTAAAGATTTCAAGCGTTGGGAAATAGATAATTCACTTGAGGATTTGACAAGTGAAAATAGAATTCGCCGAATATTACGAGGACTTTATGATTATCCTTTGTATAGTGAAATTCTTAAAAAAAATGTAGCTCCTGACATTGAACAGGTTGCTAATGCATTGGCAAGGAAGTTCAGTTGGAGGATTCAACCTACAGGCGATACTGCTCTTAACTACTTAAATCTTTCAACTCAGGTTATGGGGAATTATATCTATTTATCAGATGGGCCAAGTAAAAAATATGATATATGCGGACAAATTCTTGAATTCAAACGTACGACATTTAAAGAGGCATCTTTGCAAAACAAAACAGCTGCACTTGTTGTTCAGGCAATAAAAGCCATTGGGGAAAATAAAATTACACCAGAATTTAAAAACAAGTTAAAGAATAAATTCAGTAAAGAAGAATGGCAAAAGATAAAAGAAGATGGTTCAAAATCTCCTCTTTGGGTTTACAATATTATTTCAGAAATAGCCGCCGAGGATAATAATTAATGTTAGAAAAAATTGCCGCTTCAGCGGAAACTGAAAGAAAAGCTGTTTTTATAGAAGCGGCAAGTGTAAACAAAATTCCCGCATCAATGATAGAAAAAGATTTTTGGGTTTGTTGGACTCTTAATAGACTGTTTTCAGATTTAGAGTTGCAAAAAATACTCTGCTTTAAAGGTGGGACATCGCTTTCTAAAGTGTTTGGTGTAATCGAGAGGTTCTCCGAGGATATAGATTTAATTTTAGACTGGGATACTGTTTTAAACGGTAAAGAAATCAGATTAGGATCTAAAACACAACAAGACAAAAGAAACAAAGAAATAAATGAAGAGGCTCAAGTTTATATTGCGACAACATTAAAAGAAAAAGTTGAAAATACTGTTGGTGACATTTGTATAGTAACAATAGACGAATTTGATGGGAATACTTTACAGATAAATTATCCAAAAGGGATCGAGGATAAATATTTATTGCCACATATTAAATTAGAAATTGGACCTCTTGCTGCTTGGACTCCAAATAAAACATATCCGATAAAACCTTATATTGATGGAATTGGGAATATAACAATAGAGGAAATAAAAGTTCCAACAATCATTCTTGAGCGTACTTTTTGGGAAAAAGTTACAATTTTACACAGGGAACATTTTAGAACTTCGGATAAGGCACAACCCGAAAGATATTCTCGCCACTACTATGATTTATATAAAATTGGATATTCTGATTTTCTTGAATCGGCATTGCAAAGAACGGATTTGCTAAAGCAGGTCGTTGAATTTAAAAAAACTTTTTATCCTTGCGGATGGGCACGTTACGACTTAGCAGTGTTAGGCTCAATAGAATTGATGCCGACAGATGAAAATATTGATTTCTTAAAAGATGATTATAAAAAAATGCAAGGAATGATTTTTGGGGATTATCCAAGTTGGGATGATATTTTAACCTTCTTGAACAAACTCCAAACTGAAATTAACTCATAAATTTAATAATATTATTTTAAAACTCGCCCACGAATCAATAAAAACGAACTACTAAACCTTATTCCCGTACGGTAATAAAAGAATGAAATAGCCATTAAATTTAATAAATATTCCCGAGCGGTAACATAAAAGTTTTTAAAACAAAATTTCTTTAACATATTTTTTGAGTCTATCTATATCCGTTTTGAATTCTTTTTCAGCTGCTCCTGCGTTACTACGATAAGTTACGTGATAGCAGAGTCCTTTTGGAGTATTTATTTCTGAATATGGTATTGAATAGATCAGCTCCCATTTTTCATCTTTTAAAATATATGCTCTCGCGTAACATTGTTGATCGTAGGAATCTGATTTAATTTCTAGTTTTATTCGCTTTTCGTCCAACTTATAAATTTCTCTAAAACTAATGGATTGTGATCCTTTATAAGTTATTTTTTCAATTGTTGTTTCTTTAATTTTTGACATTTCGATTCTCCTTAAACTGCCTATTTGTAACGGTTTAGGTTAGTGGCAAATTGTGCCACTAACCTCTTTTTTATGATTCAACCGGGGTTATGTTATCCATCTCAGTGTTGTATTTTTTACCTTGGGGATCAACGCAGGTAGCGAAGTCTACTTTGCCGTCAGAGTAAACATTGACCCAGGTTGATATTAATAACCCAATTTCTTGTTTTTTATGGTTGTAAATTTTAGTTCCGTACATTGTGTAATCTTTAGTTGTCATAATTTTAGCTCCTTTGTTTTGTTTATCTACAATGACATTAATCACTTGTCAGGGACTGAATATCAAGCTATTCAGACTATTCTGAATCATTCAGACACATTCGTTTTTTCTATAAATATTTGCTAAAAACAGTTTTGAAATTTTGAGCTAAATCAATATGTGCTTTTATTGCTTCATCAACTTGTGCGGAGTCAGTTATATCAAAGCCCAGTGTTTTTCTAATTTTTGAGGATTTGTTATCAGGTTCATTTATCCAATCCAAAATTCCAAGTTCTTCTTCTATCTCAGCCTGATGGGTTTGTAGCTCTTCAAAAATACTCTTTTTGTAATTTATAAGTAAATCCACCCCGATGTATTTTATTTGGGTGCTAATTGTTAACATCAATGCAACACCTGCTTTGCCCATCGGCAGATACTGCCAATGCTGATATCTCGGATTTATTTGAACATCGGGATTCACTTCATCGCATATTTCAAAATATCGTTTCCAATATTCAATTTGAATCTGCTTCGCCCTGCTTTGTCCTTGGGCTTTTGTTTCAGGTTTTAAAAGGCATTTAAACTCTATTTTATCGTTGTTTAAAGAGGCTTTAAAAATAAAAACTCCAAAGTCTTTATTTGAAAATTTATTTAAAGTTGCTGCTGCTGTGATTAAGTTTTCTCTTTCATTTGCAACAATCCAAACTATAAAAGGCGATTGCGGTAGGTTTTTAATTTCACTCAGGGCATTGATAATCGTTTCAGGATTTTGTGTTAAATCTGCAATCGTAACGATTGTTTTGCCATTTGCTTTTGGATAATCAGCAAGCACTGATATAATTTCAGAGGCGTTGTGATTTGCCATAAATTCTTCAAAATTCTTTTTGCTTTTGAAGGCATCTTGAGGGATGATTTTTTCTGTCATTATATTTCTCCTTTAATTGGGTAACGACACATTCATCCCTCGCAATAGCTTTCAATTAAAGTGTTTTAGACTATTCTGAATCATTTAGACACAATAAATTAGTCTCTTGGGATTTTAAATCCTCTGTTCTTAAGTTCAACAAAAGATTTATTAGTATTTTCTTCAGCGTTCTGCATCGACTCAAATTTTCTATCATATTTTTTCTTCGCTGCTTCAAAAAGTTTTTTCTCTTTTTGATAATTTGGTGAATCCTTGCTTGTCGAATAAAATTTTTCCTGCACTTGAACGGCTTTGTCTTTGAATGTCGAAAAATCGACCCGTGCCAAGTTATGAGCTATTTTATTTTCATGATATGCGCCCCATAACTCTTTATTTGTCATATTTTGATAGTGAGTATCAGAATGTTCTTTTATAAAAGAGCTTCCGCCGCCACCACCGCCTTTTGAACCACTTGAGCCTCGACCTCCCATAGCTACCTCGCTTTCTTTTTATTAAATTTATTTGTATAAGGTTCGAACCATCTAATATTTTCATAATTTTCAAGTTCTTGTAGTGTATTGCCATAAATCAAAATCTGACTTGGTTCAAGTCTTTTTATCATTTTTTCAAAACCTTGCACAAAAAGAGCTTTGGCATTTTCATCATTTAAAACGCCAACTGTTGAAACAGCCACAATTGAAGATTTTTCTACACCCAAAAACGCAAATTCATAGCTTCCTTTGTCAGACCAACTGATTGTCGGAATAACTTTAATTCCTAAACTTTGCCAATATGCTGCACACCAACGGTTACGATAGACTTGCCATATTTGCATCGCTTCAGGATAATTTGTGTACAAAGAAAAATCCGGCGACAAAACTCCCTGATATTTTTGCAATTCTTCAATTTGCGAATCAGGGCTTTTCCAACATCTCTCAAAACGATAATCATCTAAAAAGAAATGAGCCGTTCCGTTTCTGTTTGAGTCCACCCTGTAGGGGATGAGCTCCGTTACTTCGAACTCATCCTTTTTTACATCAGGGATTCCATATGAATTAGAAGAGGAAAAAAATCCTTTTTCTATATTCATTATTTTTATGTTGTCACGCCAGTTCATAAGTAAATATTTCCTATTTTCTTAAATCAGCAACAATGCCTGATAAATGATTTGCAAACGATTCAAGGGCGTTTACACCTTGCTCAAAGCAATAATTATCAACATCATTCGGTGTTGCATTGATTTTGTCTTTCAATTTAAACAAACTATCAATCGCCGGTTGAGTGTATTTTGCAAGGTTTTCATACAACTTAGTTATGCAATTCGGCACATTTTTTTGAATAAGATTCATAATAAACGGCTCGATTAACAACCAAATTACGTTTAATTTTTTCCAGTTTGTGAGTAATGCTAAAAAGTTCATAGTGCTTTTCCTTTCTTGATTTGTGTAATATACCAACTGATTTTATTTCTTAAGTAGTCTCCGGCTTTTTCTTTTGTAATATTTGGAAGATACGGCAAATATGCAATATCTGACTTACCCTCTCTTTCGTTTACAGGGCGTTTTTGGTCAAATTCATAGTGAGTAAAAACTGTTTCCTCGGTAACTTGAAATCCGTATTTTATGCAAAGTTTCGCCGCTTTTGCACACATTGCTTCAACCTGCTCTTGAGTTATCGGGTATTTTGTTTGCTTGTTTTTTAAGTCAAATCCTGCCATACCGCAGCAGGATAAACCTATGCATCCTGTGTTTCCGCCGCCACAGTGTTTTGCATATTTCCCATCCTTACAATTAATGTTGTCTTCTGGTGCGAATTTTCCTTTAATTTCCTTTCCTGCGGAATCAAATATAAAGTGGTAGGCATCAATATCTGTTTGGCACGGATTGCTTGAACCTGCTGTCCAATGCATACATATTTTATTCAATGACATTGTTAAATCACCTTCTTTCTAGCTTCTTGTCGCTCTTTCAGTAGTGCTAAATATTCATCTGATGTCAAAGATGTTTCAACCCCGAGTGCTAATTGATCCCTGTGTCTGATAACTTTCCAATCAGAATTAGTTAAAAATTTTGTGGCTTCTTCTGAATCCGCTTCTGAAAAAAGCGAATCCAAATTGACAACCCACTCTCCATTTTGAAAAGTAGCAGTTGGAATCGGTCGCTCTGGCACCTCGATATCGTTGAACATTAAATTTTCAACAAATAAATATTCTCCGTTTCTAATTACTGTTTTCATATTAAAAATTCCTTTCAAGTTGGATGACTAACGAACAATTTGAAGTTATTGACCTGTTCGTTCCGCCATAATCCTTGTATTGCATAAGCCCTGTGCCTGTTCTGACATAGAACAAACAGTCATCGTAGTAGAATCCGTTATTATTCCATTCATGGCTGTAATCAAGAATGGAATCGATTTCCCAAGGCATAATAAAACCGTTTGTTTTATCTTTTATCCAAGTAGAAATTCGCATATTTTTGTAATCAAAGCCAAGGTTATGGGAGAAGGCAAAAGTTGATGAAGCCCAAATATTTGTTTCATCACTGATATAGACTCCCTCCTGGGCATAGCTGTTTACATCTGAAACAAAATTATGCTGAGTTTTAATTCTGCCGATAAAATTAACTTCTTTTGCCTCGTATTTGCCTGT is from Candidatus Gastranaerophilales bacterium and encodes:
- a CDS encoding DUF6088 family protein, translated to MKKTAKNQIVSRIYGRGRGWAFTPNDFIKDFKRWEIDNSLEDLTSENRIRRILRGLYDYPLYSEILKKNVAPDIEQVANALARKFSWRIQPTGDTALNYLNLSTQVMGNYIYLSDGPSKKYDICGQILEFKRTTFKEASLQNKTAALVVQAIKAIGENKITPEFKNKLKNKFSKEEWQKIKEDGSKSPLWVYNIISEIAAEDNN
- a CDS encoding nucleotidyl transferase AbiEii/AbiGii toxin family protein — translated: MLEKIAASAETERKAVFIEAASVNKIPASMIEKDFWVCWTLNRLFSDLELQKILCFKGGTSLSKVFGVIERFSEDIDLILDWDTVLNGKEIRLGSKTQQDKRNKEINEEAQVYIATTLKEKVENTVGDICIVTIDEFDGNTLQINYPKGIEDKYLLPHIKLEIGPLAAWTPNKTYPIKPYIDGIGNITIEEIKVPTIILERTFWEKVTILHREHFRTSDKAQPERYSRHYYDLYKIGYSDFLESALQRTDLLKQVVEFKKTFYPCGWARYDLAVLGSIELMPTDENIDFLKDDYKKMQGMIFGDYPSWDDILTFLNKLQTEINS
- a CDS encoding DUF4268 domain-containing protein, with translation MTEKIIPQDAFKSKKNFEEFMANHNASEIISVLADYPKANGKTIVTIADLTQNPETIINALSEIKNLPQSPFIVWIVANERENLITAAATLNKFSNKDFGVFIFKASLNNDKIEFKCLLKPETKAQGQSRAKQIQIEYWKRYFEICDEVNPDVQINPRYQHWQYLPMGKAGVALMLTISTQIKYIGVDLLINYKKSIFEELQTHQAEIEEELGILDWINEPDNKSSKIRKTLGFDITDSAQVDEAIKAHIDLAQNFKTVFSKYL
- a CDS encoding DUF4417 domain-containing protein gives rise to the protein MNWRDNIKIMNIEKGFFSSSNSYGIPDVKKDEFEVTELIPYRVDSNRNGTAHFFLDDYRFERCWKSPDSQIEELQKYQGVLSPDFSLYTNYPEAMQIWQVYRNRWCAAYWQSLGIKVIPTISWSDKGSYEFAFLGVEKSSIVAVSTVGVLNDENAKALFVQGFEKMIKRLEPSQILIYGNTLQELENYENIRWFEPYTNKFNKKKAR
- a CDS encoding N-acetylmuramoyl-L-alanine amidase translates to MSLNKICMHWTAGSSNPCQTDIDAYHFIFDSAGKEIKGKFAPEDNINCKDGKYAKHCGGGNTGCIGLSCCGMAGFDLKNKQTKYPITQEQVEAMCAKAAKLCIKYGFQVTEETVFTHYEFDQKRPVNEREGKSDIAYLPYLPNITKEKAGDYLRNKISWYITQIKKGKAL